Proteins encoded within one genomic window of Natator depressus isolate rNatDep1 chromosome 1, rNatDep2.hap1, whole genome shotgun sequence:
- the GPR161 gene encoding G-protein coupled receptor 161 isoform X2 — MCALTMSINSSFSNGKGLRNLTAQEDGAVRVTESIAIIVIAIFICLGNLVIVVTLYRKSYLLTLSNKFVFSLTLSNFLLSVLVLPFVVTSSIRREWIFGVVWCNFSALLYMLISSASMLTLGLIAIDRYYAVLYPMVYPMKITGNRAVVALVYVWLHSLIGCLPPLFGWSSLEFDQFKWMCVAAWHKEAGYTAFWQIWCALLPFLVMMICYGFIFRVARIKARKIHCGSVVIVEEDAQRNGRKNSSTSTSSSGSRRNAFQGVVYSANQCKAFITILVVIGAFVITWGPYMVVITSEALWGKNSISPALETLATWLSFSSAICHPLIYGLWNKTVRKELLGMCFGDRYYRESFVQRHRTARLFSISNRITDLGLSPHLTALMAGGRPLGHSSSTGDTGFSCSQDSGTDVMLLEDYSSDGAHHPHCVYPYRRRSSVTFEDEVEQIKEAAKNSVLHVKAEVHKSLDSYASSLAKAIEADVKISLFGEDALPGSLFPSRTVPGGNVGARRGGRAQAGQRLQLQSIDEGNI; from the exons ATGTGTGCTCTGACAATGAGCATCAACTCCTCCTTCAGCAATGGGAAGGGCCTGAGAAACCTCACAGCACAGGAAGACGGGGCAGTCAGAGTCACCGAGTCGATTGCTATTATCGTCATTGCTATTTTCATCTGCTTGGGCAACTTGGTGATTGTCGTCACCCTCTATCGGAAGTCTTACCTCCTTACGCTGAGCAACAAGTTTGTGTTCAGTCTGACACTGTCCAACTTCCTTCTGTCTGTCCTGGTGCTTCCTTTTGTCGTCACCAGCTCCATCAGGCGGGAATGGATCTTTGGAGTAGTTTGGTGCAACTTTTCTGCCCTGCTTTATATGCTGATCAGCTCAGCCAGCATGCTAACTCTTGGTCTCATTGCTATAGATCG GTACTATGCTGTCTTGTATCCAATGGTGTATCCAATGAAGATTACAGGAAACAGAGCAGTTGTAGCCCTTGTGTACGTGTGGCTACACTCCCTCATTGGCTGTCTTCCTCCTCTCTTTGGCTGGTCTTCCTTGGAGTTCGATCAATTCAAATGGATGTGTGTGGCTGCGTGGCATAAGGAGGCAGGCTACACAGCCTTTTGGCAGATCTGGTGTGCTTTGCTGCCCTTCCTGGTTATGATGATCTGCTACGGATTCATATTTCGCGTGGCTAGGATTAAAGCGCGCAAGATTCACTGCGGTAGCGTGGTCATTGTAGAGGAGGACGCTCAGAGGAATGGGAGAAAGAACTCTAGCACCTCCACCTCCTCTTCTGGCAGTCGAAGGAATGCTTTCCAAGGGGTTGTCTACTCAGCCAATCAGTGCAAAGCTTTCATAACCATCTTGGTTGTCATTGGTGCTTTTGTGATCACATGGGGGCCCTACATGGTAGTAATTACGTCAGAAGCACTTTGGGGGAAAAATAGCATTTCTCCTGCTCTGGAGACATTAGCAACATGGTTATCTTTTTCAAGTGCCATTTGCCATCCACTGATTTATGGACTCTGGAACAAAACAGTGCGCAAAGAACTATTAGGAATGTGTTTTGGGGACCGGTATTACCGGGAGTCATTTGTTCAGCGTCATAGGACAGCCAGATTATTCAGCATTTCCAATAGGATCACAG ATCTGGGACTATCTCCCCATCTCACAGCTCTCATGGCAGGTGGGCGGCCTTTAggacacagcagcagcacaggggaCACTGGTTTCAGCTGCTCTCAGGATTCAG GGACAGATGTGATGCTGCTTGAGGATTATAGTTCAGATGGAGCTCATCACCCGCATTGCGTTTATCCCTATCGACGGAGGAGTTCGGTGACATTCGAAGACGAAGTGGAGCAAATCAAAG aaGCTGCAAAGAATTCTGTTCTCCATGTAAAAGCTGAAGTCCATAAATCTCTGGACAGTTATGCATCCAGTTTAGCCAAAGCTATTGAAGCTGATGTGAAAATCAGCTTGTTTGGAGAAGATGCTTTACCAGGATCTTTGTTTCCTTCGCGCACTGTACCAGGCGGCAATGTGGGTGCACGGCGTGGTGGCAGAGCCCAAGCTGGCCAAAGACTTCAGCTGCAAAGCATCGATGAAGGGAATATTTGA
- the GPR161 gene encoding G-protein coupled receptor 161 isoform X1, whose amino-acid sequence MLFCLLDVLKFAGKICTCTTQRACAQEYDCQWNAAQHVLSALSMCALTMSINSSFSNGKGLRNLTAQEDGAVRVTESIAIIVIAIFICLGNLVIVVTLYRKSYLLTLSNKFVFSLTLSNFLLSVLVLPFVVTSSIRREWIFGVVWCNFSALLYMLISSASMLTLGLIAIDRYYAVLYPMVYPMKITGNRAVVALVYVWLHSLIGCLPPLFGWSSLEFDQFKWMCVAAWHKEAGYTAFWQIWCALLPFLVMMICYGFIFRVARIKARKIHCGSVVIVEEDAQRNGRKNSSTSTSSSGSRRNAFQGVVYSANQCKAFITILVVIGAFVITWGPYMVVITSEALWGKNSISPALETLATWLSFSSAICHPLIYGLWNKTVRKELLGMCFGDRYYRESFVQRHRTARLFSISNRITDLGLSPHLTALMAGGRPLGHSSSTGDTGFSCSQDSGTDVMLLEDYSSDGAHHPHCVYPYRRRSSVTFEDEVEQIKEAAKNSVLHVKAEVHKSLDSYASSLAKAIEADVKISLFGEDALPGSLFPSRTVPGGNVGARRGGRAQAGQRLQLQSIDEGNI is encoded by the exons CTGCCCAGCATGTACTGTCTGCTCTGTCAATGTGTGCTCTGACAATGAGCATCAACTCCTCCTTCAGCAATGGGAAGGGCCTGAGAAACCTCACAGCACAGGAAGACGGGGCAGTCAGAGTCACCGAGTCGATTGCTATTATCGTCATTGCTATTTTCATCTGCTTGGGCAACTTGGTGATTGTCGTCACCCTCTATCGGAAGTCTTACCTCCTTACGCTGAGCAACAAGTTTGTGTTCAGTCTGACACTGTCCAACTTCCTTCTGTCTGTCCTGGTGCTTCCTTTTGTCGTCACCAGCTCCATCAGGCGGGAATGGATCTTTGGAGTAGTTTGGTGCAACTTTTCTGCCCTGCTTTATATGCTGATCAGCTCAGCCAGCATGCTAACTCTTGGTCTCATTGCTATAGATCG GTACTATGCTGTCTTGTATCCAATGGTGTATCCAATGAAGATTACAGGAAACAGAGCAGTTGTAGCCCTTGTGTACGTGTGGCTACACTCCCTCATTGGCTGTCTTCCTCCTCTCTTTGGCTGGTCTTCCTTGGAGTTCGATCAATTCAAATGGATGTGTGTGGCTGCGTGGCATAAGGAGGCAGGCTACACAGCCTTTTGGCAGATCTGGTGTGCTTTGCTGCCCTTCCTGGTTATGATGATCTGCTACGGATTCATATTTCGCGTGGCTAGGATTAAAGCGCGCAAGATTCACTGCGGTAGCGTGGTCATTGTAGAGGAGGACGCTCAGAGGAATGGGAGAAAGAACTCTAGCACCTCCACCTCCTCTTCTGGCAGTCGAAGGAATGCTTTCCAAGGGGTTGTCTACTCAGCCAATCAGTGCAAAGCTTTCATAACCATCTTGGTTGTCATTGGTGCTTTTGTGATCACATGGGGGCCCTACATGGTAGTAATTACGTCAGAAGCACTTTGGGGGAAAAATAGCATTTCTCCTGCTCTGGAGACATTAGCAACATGGTTATCTTTTTCAAGTGCCATTTGCCATCCACTGATTTATGGACTCTGGAACAAAACAGTGCGCAAAGAACTATTAGGAATGTGTTTTGGGGACCGGTATTACCGGGAGTCATTTGTTCAGCGTCATAGGACAGCCAGATTATTCAGCATTTCCAATAGGATCACAG ATCTGGGACTATCTCCCCATCTCACAGCTCTCATGGCAGGTGGGCGGCCTTTAggacacagcagcagcacaggggaCACTGGTTTCAGCTGCTCTCAGGATTCAG GGACAGATGTGATGCTGCTTGAGGATTATAGTTCAGATGGAGCTCATCACCCGCATTGCGTTTATCCCTATCGACGGAGGAGTTCGGTGACATTCGAAGACGAAGTGGAGCAAATCAAAG aaGCTGCAAAGAATTCTGTTCTCCATGTAAAAGCTGAAGTCCATAAATCTCTGGACAGTTATGCATCCAGTTTAGCCAAAGCTATTGAAGCTGATGTGAAAATCAGCTTGTTTGGAGAAGATGCTTTACCAGGATCTTTGTTTCCTTCGCGCACTGTACCAGGCGGCAATGTGGGTGCACGGCGTGGTGGCAGAGCCCAAGCTGGCCAAAGACTTCAGCTGCAAAGCATCGATGAAGGGAATATTTGA